In bacterium 336/3, the following proteins share a genomic window:
- a CDS encoding alpha/beta hydrolase — MKSIFTLFWIFISIISNVLAQKEYNISFDGNNIHFKTFGSKGSPVLIINGGPGMNSNGFANLAEIIGKEHCAIIYDQRGTGKSTMQTINNQTITLDKMVEDIEKIRVHLGYKSWNVLGHSFGGMLASYYATKHSDKIDRMVLSSSGGVDLDLFANYDLNKPLTPTERDSLRYWDDKIAKGDTSKATRLQRAKVLASAYLVTDKYIDMLAERLTQANMTINGLVFDNMQKINFDCKEKLKTFKKPVLIIQGKNDVLNTYLSEKSHKILPKSKLILMDNCGHYGWLEQPQIYITEVMAFLKSKG, encoded by the coding sequence ATGAAATCAATTTTTACACTTTTTTGGATATTTATTTCTATTATTTCAAATGTTTTAGCCCAAAAAGAATATAATATTTCTTTTGATGGAAATAATATCCATTTTAAGACATTTGGATCAAAAGGCTCACCTGTGCTTATCATCAATGGAGGACCAGGCATGAACAGCAATGGTTTTGCTAATCTTGCAGAAATTATTGGTAAAGAGCATTGTGCCATTATTTATGACCAACGAGGTACAGGAAAATCTACTATGCAAACCATTAATAACCAAACTATTACTTTGGACAAAATGGTTGAGGATATAGAGAAAATCAGGGTACATTTAGGCTATAAATCTTGGAATGTTTTAGGGCATTCTTTTGGTGGAATGCTTGCCTCCTATTATGCAACTAAACATAGTGATAAAATAGACAGAATGGTTTTATCGTCTTCGGGTGGTGTAGATTTAGATTTGTTTGCAAATTATGATTTAAATAAGCCTCTAACTCCTACTGAAAGAGATTCTTTGCGTTATTGGGATGATAAAATAGCTAAAGGTGATACTTCTAAAGCCACTCGCCTCCAAAGAGCCAAAGTTTTAGCTTCTGCTTATTTGGTTACAGATAAATATATTGATATGCTTGCTGAAAGACTCACTCAAGCCAACATGACTATTAATGGATTGGTATTTGACAATATGCAGAAAATCAATTTTGATTGTAAAGAAAAACTAAAAACTTTTAAAAAGCCCGTTCTGATTATACAAGGAAAAAATGATGTTCTTAATACATATTTATCTGAAAAATCTCATAAAATTCTCCCCAAATCCAAATTAATTTTAATGGACAATTGTGGACATTATGGTTGGTTAGAACAACCTCAGATATACATTACAGAAGTAATGGCATTTTTAAAATCTAAGGGCTAA
- the sucC gene encoding succinyl-CoA synthetase subunit beta (catalyzes the interconversion of succinyl-CoA and succinate), producing the protein MNIHEYQAKELLKRHGVRIQEGIIADTPSKAVEVARQLNAQTGTTWFVIKAQIHAGGRGKGGGVKLAKNYDEVRDLSEKIIGMQLITPQTGPEGKKVHKVLIAQDVYYPGESQPKEFYMSILLDRASGQNVIIASTEGGMDIEEVAEQHPEKIIREFIDTRVGLRDFQARKIAFALGLEGNAHKEMVAFVKSLYKAYLESDASMFEVNPVLKTSDNKILAVDCKVNLDDNSLFRHPDLAEMRDILEEDPLEVEAGENDLNYVKLDGNVGCMVNGAGLAMATMDIIKLSGGEPANFLDVGGGANAKTVEAGFRIILKDPNVKAILINIFGGIVRCDRVANGVVEAYKKIGNISVPIIVRLQGTNAEEGAKIIDESGLKVSSAITLQEAAEKVKQVLA; encoded by the coding sequence ATGAACATTCACGAATATCAAGCAAAAGAACTTTTAAAGCGTCATGGCGTTCGTATTCAGGAAGGTATCATTGCAGATACCCCTTCTAAAGCTGTAGAGGTAGCTCGTCAGCTCAATGCTCAAACTGGTACTACTTGGTTTGTTATAAAAGCTCAAATCCATGCTGGTGGACGTGGAAAAGGCGGAGGCGTAAAACTTGCTAAAAATTATGACGAAGTAAGAGATCTTTCTGAAAAAATCATTGGCATGCAACTGATTACTCCACAGACTGGTCCTGAAGGAAAAAAAGTACACAAAGTTTTGATTGCTCAAGATGTCTATTACCCTGGTGAGAGCCAACCCAAAGAGTTTTATATGAGTATTCTTTTGGACAGAGCATCTGGACAAAATGTAATTATTGCAAGTACTGAAGGTGGTATGGATATTGAAGAAGTAGCTGAACAACATCCAGAAAAAATCATCAGAGAATTTATTGATACTCGTGTAGGACTTCGTGATTTCCAAGCTCGTAAAATTGCTTTTGCATTGGGCTTAGAAGGAAATGCTCATAAAGAAATGGTAGCTTTTGTAAAATCTCTTTACAAAGCTTATTTAGAATCAGATGCTTCTATGTTTGAAGTAAACCCCGTTCTTAAAACATCTGACAATAAAATTTTGGCTGTGGACTGTAAAGTGAACTTAGATGATAACTCTTTGTTCCGTCATCCTGACCTTGCTGAAATGAGAGATATTTTAGAAGAAGATCCTTTGGAAGTAGAAGCTGGCGAAAACGACCTGAACTACGTAAAATTAGATGGTAACGTAGGTTGTATGGTAAATGGTGCTGGGCTTGCAATGGCAACAATGGATATTATCAAGCTTTCGGGTGGTGAGCCTGCAAACTTCCTTGACGTAGGTGGTGGAGCAAATGCCAAAACTGTAGAAGCTGGTTTCCGTATCATTTTAAAAGACCCTAATGTAAAAGCAATCCTTATCAACATTTTCGGTGGCATTGTTCGTTGTGATAGGGTGGCAAATGGTGTGGTAGAAGCTTACAAGAAAATTGGAAACATCAGTGTTCCTATTATTGTACGTCTGCAAGGTACCAATGCAGAAGAAGGTGCAAAAATCATTGATGAGTCTGGTTTGAAAGTATCTTCAGCCATTACGCTTCAAGAAGCTGCTGAAAAAGTAAAGCAAGTTTTAGCATAA
- a CDS encoding nucleotidyltransferase codes for MKIIVPMAGMGKRMRPHTLSVPKPLIPIAGKPIVYRLVEDIAQVCGQKIDEIAFIIHPSFGKSTEENLLTVAASLGAKGQICYQEEALGTAHAIMCAKESLDGNVVVAFADTLFKADFILDSSKDGIVWVQKIEDPRQFGVVKLDQNQEITDFVEKPQEFISDLAIIGIYYFKDGAYLRKHLQHLLDNNIKEKGEFQLTNALENMKNEGTKFSIGEVTEWLDCGNKDATVYTNQRYLAFLEERNQPLRAKNAQIQNSVIIEPVFIEADAVIENSVVGPYVSVGKGTNIKNSVIKNSIIQENSQLQGIHVENSMIGNFVQWHGKAQNLSVGDYNVIVD; via the coding sequence ATGAAAATTATTGTTCCTATGGCTGGTATGGGTAAAAGAATGCGTCCCCATACACTTAGCGTTCCTAAACCTCTTATTCCTATTGCAGGAAAACCAATTGTTTATCGTTTAGTAGAGGATATAGCTCAAGTTTGTGGGCAAAAAATAGATGAAATAGCTTTTATTATACACCCAAGTTTCGGTAAATCTACAGAAGAAAATTTGCTTACTGTAGCGGCTTCATTAGGAGCAAAAGGACAAATTTGTTATCAAGAAGAGGCTTTAGGGACAGCTCATGCCATTATGTGTGCCAAAGAAAGTTTGGATGGAAATGTAGTTGTAGCTTTTGCTGATACTCTTTTTAAAGCAGATTTTATACTTGATTCGTCTAAAGATGGTATTGTTTGGGTACAAAAAATAGAAGATCCAAGACAGTTTGGTGTGGTTAAGCTTGATCAAAACCAAGAAATTACAGACTTTGTAGAAAAACCTCAGGAGTTTATTTCTGATTTGGCAATCATTGGTATTTACTATTTTAAAGATGGAGCATATCTAAGAAAACACTTGCAACATCTTTTAGATAACAATATCAAAGAAAAAGGAGAGTTTCAGCTTACCAATGCCCTTGAAAATATGAAGAATGAGGGAACGAAATTCAGTATTGGCGAAGTAACTGAATGGCTTGATTGTGGGAATAAAGATGCAACTGTTTATACCAATCAAAGATATTTAGCGTTTTTAGAAGAAAGAAACCAGCCATTAAGAGCCAAAAATGCTCAAATACAAAACTCTGTAATTATTGAGCCTGTGTTCATTGAGGCAGATGCTGTAATTGAAAATAGTGTGGTGGGACCTTATGTTTCGGTAGGTAAAGGAACAAATATTAAAAATTCGGTTATTAAAAATAGTATCATTCAGGAAAACAGTCAGTTACAAGGTATTCATGTCGAAAATTCTATGATAGGAAATTTTGTACAGTGGCATGGGAAAGCTCAAAACTTGAGTGTAGGTGATTATAACGTGATAGTGGATTGA